One Lycium ferocissimum isolate CSIRO_LF1 unplaced genomic scaffold, AGI_CSIRO_Lferr_CH_V1 ctg226, whole genome shotgun sequence DNA window includes the following coding sequences:
- the LOC132043285 gene encoding uncharacterized protein LOC132043285, translating to MLGSKGVSVGSLGSCIVNVPTHKPTLSLPLLASPNNSIVKPCIGNSWKLRTPMKTAVAAVDSSQPAEKQETERKTYYFLVANAKFMLDEEEHFQEQLFERLRLYEERNKEQDFWLVIEPKFLDKLPNITKRLKRPAVALVSTNRPWITFMKLRLDRVLQENYEADSVEEALACTSISLEFEKPEKWVAPYPKYDSGWWTPFLPPGSKV from the exons ATGTTAGGTTCAAAAGGTGTGAGTGTAGGTTCATTAGGCAGTTGTATAGTGAATGTGCCAACCCATAAACCGACCTTGTCGCTGCCATTGTTGGCATCACCAAATAATAGTATAGTGAAACCTTGTATTGGAAATAGCTGGAAATTACGTACACCCATGAAGACTGCCGTTGCTGCTGTTGATTCCTCTCAACCTGCTGAAAAG CAAGAGACAGAAAGGAAGACATACTATTTTCTTGTAGCAAATGCGAAATTCATGCTAGATGAAGAGGAGCATTTCCAGGAGCAATTGTTTGAACGTCTTCGTCTGTATGAAGAACGCAACAAAGAGCAGGATTTCTGGCTTGTGATTGAGCCAAAATTCTTGGATAAACTCCCTAATATTACCAAGAGATTGAAGAGACCTGCAGTAGCTCTTGTCTCAACAAATCGCCCGTGGATCAC GTTCATGAAGTTGAGACTAGACAGAGTTTTACAGGAGAACTATGAAGCTGACAGTGTAGAAGAAGCTTTGGCATGTACTTCGATTAGTCTTGAGTTTGAAAAGCCAGAGAAGTGGGTAGCTCCATACCCAAAGTATGATTCCGGGTGGTGGACACCTTTCTTACCCCCTGGATCAAAGGTGTGA